The DNA window CAGGAGCAGAGATTAAAACAGGAATAAACTGGTGTAGTATTAATATGAATAATAAAAAACCTAAAGCTGTTAATATTATAACAGGACCATATCCTAATTTTCCTACAGATATGCAACCTCAATTTACTTTATTAAATTGTATTGCTTCGGGATTTAGTATAGTACAAGAAACTATTTTTGAAAATCGTTTTTTATATATACATGAATTAAATAAAATGGGAGCAAAGATTTTTATAAAAAATAACAAAGCATTTTGTAAAGGAGTTTCATCACTTTATAGTACAAAAATTAAAGCTACAGATTTAAGAGCATCAATTAGTTTAGTTTTAGCTGGATGTATTGCTACTGGGATAACTATTATTGATAATATTGAGTATATTGATAGAGGATATGAAGATATAGAAAAAAAATTAATTTCCTTAGGTGCAAAAATAAAAAGATTAAAATAAAAAGATTAATAACATAAAAATTATTAAATAATTTTATTATATTATATTTTTTATATTATTAATTATTTTTTTAAATATGTTATAAGGATAATAATAAATGTATGCTGTTTTTGATAGTTGTGGTAAACAATATAAAGTTATTCAAGGTCAAACTATTAAAGTAGAAAAAATTATAGGTAATATTGGAGATAAAATTGAATTTAAAAATGTTTTAATAATATATAATAAAGATAAAATTAATATAGGAAATCCTATTATTCCAGGAGCTAAAATAATAGCACAATTAATTTTACATGGTAAAAATAAAAAAATTAAGATAATTAAATTTCGTAGAAGAAAACATTTTAGAAAAACACAAGGACATCGTCAATTATTTACTAATATAAAAATTCTTAAAATTAAATATTCAATATAGGAAAATAATTTATGGCACATAAAAAGGCTGGAGGTTCCTCCAGAAATGGTCGAGATTCACATTCTAAAAGATTAGGAATTAAATGCTTTGGAGGAGAAAAAGTAAAACCAGGATATATTTTAATAAGACAAAGAGGTAATAAATTTCATGCTGGAGATAATGTAGGATGTGGTAAAGATCATACTTTATTTTCTAAAATAGAAGGAATTGTTAAATTTACTAATAAGGGGATAAAAAAAAAAAAATATATTAATGTTGTTTCTATTTAATTCTAAATTATATTTAAATAGAAAATAATTTTTTTTAATTAATAAAATATATTTTTTTAATAAAATGGAGTTATAATGAAATTTTTTGACGAAGCTATTATAAATATTAAAGCAGGTAAAGGAGGTAACGGATGTATTAGTTTTCATCGTGCAAAATTTATTCCTAAAGGGGGACCTGATGGAGGTAATGGAGGTAAAGGAGGTAATATATATTTTATATCTGATAATAATATTAATAACTTAAATAATTTTCATTGTAAAAAAAATTATATGTCTCAAGATGGATTTAAAGGACAAAATTATCAATGTACAGGAAAAAATGGTAAAAATTTATTTATTAGAGTACCAATAGGTACAAATATTATTGATATAAAAAAAAAAATAGTTCTTATATCATTAAAAAAAAATAGACAAGTTTTTTTAGTAGCAAAAGGAGGAAATGGAGGATTAGGTAATATTAATTTTAAATCTTCTATAAATAGAACACCATATAAAAAAACTGAAGGTATTCTAGGAGAAAAAAAAAAAATAAAATTAGAATTTATTTTAAAAGCAGATATAAGTGTTTTAGGTTTACC is part of the Enterobacteriaceae endosymbiont of Donacia fulgens genome and encodes:
- the rplU gene encoding 50S ribosomal protein L21, producing the protein MYAVFDSCGKQYKVIQGQTIKVEKIIGNIGDKIEFKNVLIIYNKDKINIGNPIIPGAKIIAQLILHGKNKKIKIIKFRRRKHFRKTQGHRQLFTNIKILKIKYSI
- the rpmA gene encoding 50S ribosomal protein L27, which encodes MAHKKAGGSSRNGRDSHSKRLGIKCFGGEKVKPGYILIRQRGNKFHAGDNVGCGKDHTLFSKIEGIVKFTNKGIKKKKYINVVSI